From the genome of Hathewaya histolytica, one region includes:
- the rpsF gene encoding 30S ribosomal protein S6 yields MRAYELMFILKPSLDEEAVKANVEKFKGIIETNGGEIENVDLWGKRKLAYPIEKVTEGHYVLVNFKSNPELPKELTRNLKISDNVIRDMIVKKEN; encoded by the coding sequence ATGAGAGCATATGAATTAATGTTCATATTAAAGCCATCATTAGACGAAGAAGCTGTTAAAGCTAACGTAGAAAAATTCAAAGGTATAATTGAAACTAATGGTGGAGAAATCGAAAACGTTGACTTATGGGGTAAGAGAAAGTTAGCTTATCCAATCGAAAAGGTAACTGAAGGGCATTATGTTTTAGTTAATTTTAAATCAAACCCAGAATTACCAAAAGAGTTAACAAGAAACTTAAAGATTTCTGACAATGTTATCAGAGATATGATAGTTAAAAAAGAAAATTAA
- a CDS encoding DUF3343 domain-containing protein yields MEKRYVVTFKNTHTAIKGESVAKNNGIKLMVIPTPTFITKSCGISLKFSEQYLEKFQSLNGEIEYDSIYEENGTEYKKL; encoded by the coding sequence ATGGAAAAAAGATATGTAGTTACTTTTAAAAATACTCATACAGCTATAAAAGGAGAATCAGTAGCTAAGAATAATGGTATAAAGCTCATGGTAATACCTACACCAACCTTTATAACTAAGAGTTGTGGTATTAGTTTAAAGTTCTCTGAACAGTATTTAGAAAAATTTCAATCTTTAAATGGAGAGATTGAATATGATTCTATATACGAGGAAAATGGAACAGAATATAAAAAACTATAA
- a CDS encoding DUF951 domain-containing protein: MKDVKVGDIVKTKKTHPCGTDLWEVIRVGADIKIKCTECKRIIMLSRSEFDKKVKKVIGDK, translated from the coding sequence GTGAAAGATGTTAAAGTAGGCGATATAGTTAAAACTAAAAAAACCCATCCTTGTGGCACGGATTTATGGGAAGTCATAAGAGTTGGTGCTGATATAAAAATTAAATGCACAGAATGTAAGAGAATAATAATGCTTTCTAGAAGTGAATTTGATAAAAAGGTAAAAAAAGTAATAGGGGATAAGTAA
- a CDS encoding single-stranded DNA-binding protein, whose translation MNKVTLVGRLTKDPELKFTPGTGTAVTTFTIAVNRRFKKEGQPDADFIPVVVWGRMAEVTANYMSKGRMIGISGRIETRSYEAKDGTRRYVTEVIAEEVEFLGNKQSADSDRSYDFQNNNKGYENSNSFNNSGFGNSNEPDYGNDVTPIDDEDIPF comes from the coding sequence ATGAATAAAGTGACTTTGGTCGGAAGACTTACTAAGGATCCTGAATTAAAGTTTACTCCTGGAACCGGCACGGCCGTTACCACCTTTACAATAGCGGTAAATAGAAGGTTTAAAAAAGAAGGTCAACCTGATGCAGATTTTATTCCTGTAGTTGTTTGGGGTAGAATGGCTGAAGTAACTGCTAATTACATGAGTAAAGGTAGAATGATTGGTATTAGCGGAAGAATAGAAACAAGAAGTTATGAAGCAAAAGACGGAACTAGAAGATATGTTACCGAAGTAATTGCTGAAGAAGTCGAGTTTTTAGGAAATAAACAATCAGCTGACAGTGATAGATCTTATGATTTCCAAAATAACAATAAAGGCTATGAAAACTCAAATAGCTTTAATAATTCAGGTTTTGGAAATTCTAACGAACCTGATTACGGAAATGATGTTACCCCGATCGATGACGAGGATATACCATTTTAA
- the rpsR gene encoding 30S ribosomal protein S18 gives MVGQRRQGARRKKRKVCAFCVDKAQYIDYKDINVLKKYITERGKILPRRISGNCAKHQRMLTLAIKKSRNIALLPFTME, from the coding sequence ATGGTTGGACAAAGAAGACAAGGTGCGAGAAGAAAAAAGAGAAAAGTTTGTGCTTTCTGTGTAGATAAAGCTCAATATATAGATTACAAAGACATAAACGTACTTAAGAAGTACATAACAGAAAGAGGAAAGATTCTTCCAAGAAGAATTTCTGGAAACTGTGCAAAACATCAAAGAATGTTAACTTTAGCAATAAAGAAATCAAGAAATATTGCTTTATTACCATTCACAATGGAATAA
- the yedF gene encoding sulfurtransferase-like selenium metabolism protein YedF yields the protein MKKEIDCRGLNCPTPVVNTKKYFDSIESGEVVVVVDNEVAKNNLIKYASSNNFHGKAEEKDGLFYVEISKSEDCSCELEEENKKFTIVVGQEKLGDGDDTLGRTLIKSYMFALSEASVIPTDMLFFNGGVKLTVEDSEVLESLAKLKERGTKIQVCGACLDFYKLKEKLLVGEISNMYSIVETMNTSDKVINI from the coding sequence ATGAAAAAAGAAATAGATTGTAGAGGATTAAACTGTCCAACACCAGTTGTTAATACTAAGAAGTATTTTGATTCTATTGAGTCAGGTGAAGTTGTAGTCGTAGTAGATAATGAAGTTGCAAAGAATAATTTAATTAAATATGCATCATCAAATAATTTTCATGGAAAAGCTGAAGAAAAGGATGGATTATTCTATGTAGAGATATCTAAGTCAGAAGATTGTTCTTGTGAGTTAGAAGAAGAAAATAAAAAATTTACAATAGTTGTAGGTCAAGAAAAGTTAGGGGATGGAGATGACACTTTAGGAAGAACTTTAATAAAGAGTTACATGTTTGCACTATCAGAAGCATCTGTAATTCCAACAGATATGTTATTTTTCAATGGAGGAGTTAAACTTACTGTAGAGGATTCAGAGGTTTTAGAAAGTCTAGCTAAATTAAAAGAAAGAGGAACTAAGATTCAAGTTTGTGGTGCTTGTCTCGATTTCTATAAATTAAAAGAAAAGTTATTAGTAGGAGAAATAAGTAATATGTATTCAATTGTAGAGACAATGAATACTTCAGATAAAGTTATAAATATTTAA
- a CDS encoding MazG-like family protein, whose protein sequence is MRKEDFNIMANINIIEKLKAELVCIIGDLFKVLCKGSNVAQDAILNCISGAIIILYILANRLGYSHLSVDECMKKKLKEGIIEGDEVEKDNKDLSKLYTHLKEREYGGKNG, encoded by the coding sequence ATGAGGAAAGAAGATTTTAATATAATGGCTAATATAAATATTATAGAAAAGTTAAAAGCAGAATTAGTATGCATTATAGGGGATTTATTTAAGGTTTTATGTAAAGGAAGCAATGTAGCACAAGATGCCATATTAAATTGTATATCTGGGGCAATAATAATATTATATATATTAGCAAATAGATTAGGGTACTCTCATCTATCAGTAGATGAATGTATGAAGAAAAAGTTAAAAGAAGGAATAATAGAGGGAGACGAGGTTGAGAAGGATAATAAAGATTTAAGTAAATTATATACTCATTTAAAAGAAAGAGAATATGGAGGAAAAAATGGTTAA